One window of the Chitinophaga niabensis genome contains the following:
- a CDS encoding IS1595 family transposase: MKNKFLKGAHLSERKFKEILKLFSEDLTATQIANISGVSRVTINSYLKKIRLQIVKYCESLQPESTPNAATWLQRSHSHTDAHDTAVAVKADVDRIIKPVIFGIYKQDNKVFTEILPDVSRSMIQAIARGRSVLETVGSTERIRRFQGVVDLGQYRLYHLGNGHHDADAGKALLDDVDGFWGLTKHRLAKFKGLNRNTAYLHLKECEFRYNYRNDDLYNVLMNLLKTFPLNLS, encoded by the coding sequence ATGAAAAATAAGTTCCTAAAAGGCGCTCATTTGTCCGAGCGCAAGTTTAAGGAGATACTTAAGTTATTCTCCGAAGACTTGACCGCCACGCAGATTGCAAATATCAGCGGGGTTAGCAGAGTAACTATCAACAGTTACCTGAAAAAGATAAGATTGCAGATCGTAAAGTATTGCGAGTCCCTGCAACCTGAATCTACGCCCAATGCAGCTACATGGCTGCAGAGGAGCCATTCTCACACAGACGCTCATGATACGGCCGTTGCTGTAAAGGCAGACGTTGATCGTATTATAAAGCCCGTCATCTTTGGAATCTACAAGCAGGACAACAAAGTATTCACCGAGATCCTTCCCGATGTAAGCAGGTCTATGATCCAGGCTATTGCGCGTGGGCGCAGTGTTTTGGAAACCGTAGGCAGTACGGAACGTATCCGTCGTTTTCAGGGAGTAGTGGACCTTGGGCAGTACCGCTTGTATCATCTGGGGAACGGGCATCATGATGCGGATGCCGGTAAGGCATTGCTGGATGATGTAGATGGTTTCTGGGGGCTCACCAAACACCGGTTGGCCAAATTCAAGGGCCTGAACCGCAACACAGCTTATCTGCACCTCAAAGAATGCGAATTCCGCTACAACTACCGGAATGATGATCTGTACAATGTTCTGATGAATCTCTTGAAAACATTCCCTTTGAACTTATCGTGA
- a CDS encoding efflux RND transporter permease subunit: MWQRLAGFVLKYRLWLLALLFAGTGIMAYYASKVELSYEFTGAIPRDNVKFLEYQDFKSKFGEDGNMMVVGIETDSLFQLEFFKEYVKLNDDLRKIPAVENTLSIPVAINLVKDDSTRKLKAVTLFQPVPQDQATLDSLAAVFHSLPFYKGLLYSASSHSYLIAVHINKDILNSVKRIEVVEAITKTAEAFGKKHNIEVKLSGLPMIRTIMATKVADELKMFLKISFVLTALILLAFFRSFSAVLMSMIVVAIGVIWSVATIVLCGYKITLLTGLIPPLIVVIGIPNCVYFLNKYHTEYALHGNKSKALVRMVQKMGIVTLFTNLTAAIGFGVFYFTNSAILKHFGVVAGVNIMLIFLISFIFLPSVLSYLPPPKTKHTSYLENKMFCSVLGLLNTLVFKYRPMVYLVTVLMVGAAILGMMRLKSVGFIVDDIPKSDKLYTDLKFFEKNFKGVMPLEIVVDTKKKNGVVNLQTLSKLDEVSKLIAEQPVCARPLSVAEGIKFAKQAYYGGDSLNYAVPNQFDIGFLAPYLRMKNASGEASTFTKLVSSFMDSTRQVARISVNMADVGSVELPRLIDSLRPQVNAIFDTAQYKVTFTGTSIIFLEGSRFIINGLMESILLAFVLIIFCMLYLFRSWRMLLISLIPNIIPLVVTAGVMGWMGIAIKPSTVLVFSIALGIAIDVTIRFLVNFKQELPQNNLDISATVRQTINETGLSIIYTSLILFAGFMIFAFSEFQGTKALGWLTSLTLVMAMITNLTILPALLLWMEKALQKRAKKKEWTPLDEEPDLELGQIGLDEKID, encoded by the coding sequence ATGTGGCAGCGGCTGGCAGGATTTGTACTGAAATACCGTTTATGGCTACTGGCTTTGTTATTTGCAGGCACAGGCATCATGGCATATTACGCCAGCAAGGTAGAATTGTCCTACGAATTTACAGGCGCAATTCCCCGTGACAACGTTAAGTTCCTTGAATACCAGGACTTTAAAAGCAAGTTCGGCGAAGACGGCAACATGATGGTGGTAGGCATTGAAACCGACAGTCTCTTTCAGCTGGAATTCTTTAAAGAATACGTGAAGCTGAATGATGATCTGCGCAAGATCCCTGCCGTGGAAAATACCCTGAGCATCCCCGTTGCTATCAATCTCGTAAAAGACGACAGCACCCGCAAACTCAAAGCCGTAACACTCTTCCAGCCCGTACCGCAGGACCAGGCCACATTGGATAGCCTTGCTGCAGTTTTTCATTCCCTTCCTTTCTACAAAGGACTTTTATACAGTGCCAGCAGCCACTCATACCTGATAGCCGTACATATTAATAAAGATATCCTCAATTCCGTAAAAAGGATAGAAGTAGTGGAGGCCATTACTAAAACAGCCGAAGCTTTTGGTAAAAAGCATAATATAGAAGTAAAGCTGAGCGGTCTTCCCATGATCCGTACCATCATGGCCACCAAGGTAGCTGATGAGTTGAAGATGTTCCTGAAGATCTCTTTCGTGCTCACTGCTTTGATCCTGCTCGCTTTCTTCCGTTCCTTCAGTGCTGTACTGATGAGTATGATCGTTGTGGCCATTGGTGTGATCTGGTCTGTGGCCACCATTGTGCTTTGCGGCTACAAGATCACATTGCTCACAGGGTTGATCCCTCCGCTGATTGTAGTGATAGGCATCCCTAACTGCGTATACTTCCTCAATAAATACCATACGGAATATGCCTTGCATGGCAACAAATCAAAAGCCCTGGTGCGCATGGTACAAAAGATGGGTATTGTTACCCTCTTCACCAATCTCACGGCGGCTATTGGTTTTGGTGTGTTCTATTTCACCAATAGCGCCATCCTCAAACATTTTGGGGTAGTGGCTGGTGTGAACATCATGCTCATCTTCCTGATCTCCTTTATCTTTTTACCATCCGTACTGAGTTATTTACCGCCACCCAAAACAAAACATACCAGCTACCTGGAAAACAAGATGTTCTGTTCCGTGCTGGGCCTGCTCAATACATTGGTGTTCAAATACCGCCCCATGGTATACCTGGTAACGGTATTAATGGTAGGGGCTGCCATCCTGGGTATGATGCGCCTGAAGTCTGTAGGGTTTATTGTAGATGATATTCCGAAATCAGATAAGCTTTATACAGACCTGAAGTTCTTCGAGAAGAATTTCAAAGGAGTAATGCCCCTGGAAATAGTGGTAGATACCAAAAAGAAGAATGGGGTAGTAAACCTGCAAACACTCAGTAAGCTCGATGAAGTAAGTAAGTTAATAGCAGAACAACCCGTATGTGCCCGTCCGCTTTCTGTGGCAGAAGGGATCAAGTTTGCGAAACAGGCTTATTATGGAGGGGATAGTTTGAACTATGCCGTCCCAAACCAGTTTGACATTGGCTTCCTGGCTCCTTATCTGCGGATGAAAAATGCATCCGGAGAGGCTTCCACCTTCACCAAACTGGTTTCTTCCTTTATGGACAGTACCCGTCAGGTAGCACGCATAAGTGTGAACATGGCTGATGTGGGCTCCGTGGAATTGCCACGGCTGATAGATTCTTTGCGCCCGCAGGTAAATGCCATCTTTGATACTGCACAGTATAAAGTGACCTTCACCGGTACCAGCATCATCTTCCTTGAAGGAAGCCGTTTCATTATCAACGGTTTGATGGAAAGTATCCTGCTGGCATTTGTGCTGATCATCTTCTGTATGTTATACCTCTTCCGTTCCTGGAGGATGTTGCTGATCTCATTGATACCTAACATTATACCTCTGGTTGTTACCGCCGGAGTGATGGGCTGGATGGGCATTGCCATTAAACCATCTACGGTATTGGTGTTCAGTATTGCTTTGGGTATAGCCATAGACGTTACCATCCGTTTCCTCGTAAATTTCAAGCAGGAATTACCGCAGAATAATCTGGATATATCCGCTACCGTTAGGCAGACAATTAATGAAACCGGGCTCAGTATCATCTATACTTCGCTGATCCTTTTTGCCGGCTTCATGATCTTTGCCTTCTCTGAATTCCAGGGCACAAAAGCACTGGGCTGGCTTACTTCCCTCACACTGGTAATGGCCATGATCACCAATCTTACCATCCTGCCTGCCCTGCTGTTATGGATGGAAAAGGCCCTTCAGAAGAGAGCAAAGAAGAAGGAATGGACACCGCTGGATGAAGAGCCGGATCTTGAGCTGGGTCAGATAGGCCTGGATGAGAAAATTGATTAA
- a CDS encoding SusC/RagA family TonB-linked outer membrane protein, with amino-acid sequence MRKGLTALFLILISLSGQVLAQSRTIKGKVTAAEDGTPIIGATILAKGTNVGTVTNADGVYSLNVPDGVTALVVKFIGMKDVEAKINGTQVDVVLSQDVRTLTETVVTANAIRRDKRSLGYAAPTVKSDELTKGQSTSALNGLAGKVAGVNISSTASAPGSSSRIVLRGGSSISGNNQALMVVDGVPIDNTNIMGGGASATLAQDSRSSVDFGNRGNDINPDDIESISILKGPAAAALYGSRASNGALIITTKSGKKGAKQQITFNNATTFSRILKLPDFQNEFGQGYPQAGYPDGFHNDPKENWSWGKAFDGKNQEWGQEINGVRQTKPYSAIPDNVKDFFETGKAMNNNLSLSGSGDKTTYFLSLNALNSDGVMPGNYDKFNKYGIRFNGTAELSNKFSTSVNINYTKINGDMVQGGQGPGSVYASVLGTPRDIPLSSLKNMDNPYASYGNTTNAAGNPTYGYYGAYTDNPYWVLQQYRNLQNVDRMNGNFAITYKPTPWLDVVERLGADIYSDRRKFKYPKYRYEPADLTSGEYTLADNIKTKNGKYEEDNYTLNEITHDLMITARKDFSKDFKASLMVGNNIRQRQFSVSEVQTNPSGGLVVPGWYNMGNSNGPVQAVNDYNIRRLIGVYADLNLAYKNMLFLGATARNDWSSTLPKGNNSFFYPSVNGSFVFTELMKDSKIAQVLDYGKIRASWAQVGNDAAPYQLETYYERTSINTGGFGVTLFPFNGIPGLMQSSNIGNPNLKPEITTAFEVGTELGFFDNRLTVDFSYYENRSKNQILNIPIPVPTGFSFKSINAGSIQNKGIELGLRGTPIRTSYGLTVELFGTYTRNRSEVKELLPGVDQVVIGGFGGMSIVAAVGKPYGTFYALTLQRTPGGQVIVDEDTGLPLLTTLPQYLGSYNPDYQASLGTNISYKNWSFSALFDTKQGGVFFSKVKDDLAFFGASEESAEGHRLDHPFPNSVIESPAGSGKYVTNTINYNMIDYWTDLIPSGQHIVDASYVKLREASLSYRLPKSLLNRGPFGDVSIGIFGNNLFLWTPKSNKYVDPEVNSGGASNEQGLDFTAQPSLRNFGFNLKVSF; translated from the coding sequence ATGAGGAAAGGTCTAACCGCACTTTTCCTGATCCTGATATCCCTATCAGGACAGGTCTTGGCGCAGAGTCGAACCATCAAAGGAAAGGTTACGGCTGCTGAGGACGGTACGCCCATTATTGGCGCTACTATTTTAGCTAAAGGAACAAATGTTGGAACTGTAACTAATGCCGATGGCGTTTATTCCCTGAACGTACCGGATGGCGTAACTGCGCTTGTAGTTAAGTTTATCGGCATGAAAGATGTCGAAGCAAAGATCAACGGCACACAAGTGGACGTTGTATTAAGTCAGGATGTTAGAACACTGACTGAAACTGTTGTTACCGCAAACGCTATCCGCAGGGATAAACGTTCGCTGGGTTATGCAGCACCTACTGTAAAGAGCGATGAACTTACAAAAGGCCAAAGCACCAGTGCTTTGAACGGCCTTGCCGGTAAAGTAGCCGGTGTAAATATCTCCAGTACAGCTTCTGCACCGGGTAGTTCTTCCCGCATCGTATTACGTGGTGGTTCCTCTATTTCTGGTAACAACCAGGCCCTGATGGTAGTAGATGGTGTGCCCATCGATAACACCAACATCATGGGTGGTGGCGCTTCTGCTACCCTGGCACAGGACAGCCGTTCTTCTGTTGACTTTGGTAACAGGGGAAATGATATCAACCCGGACGATATTGAATCTATCTCTATCCTGAAAGGTCCTGCCGCTGCTGCATTGTATGGTTCACGCGCTTCTAACGGTGCCTTGATCATCACTACCAAAAGCGGTAAAAAAGGTGCTAAGCAACAGATCACTTTCAACAATGCCACCACTTTCTCCCGTATCCTGAAACTGCCTGATTTCCAAAATGAATTCGGACAAGGTTACCCTCAGGCTGGTTACCCCGATGGTTTTCACAACGATCCAAAAGAAAACTGGAGCTGGGGTAAAGCATTTGATGGTAAAAACCAGGAATGGGGTCAGGAGATCAATGGTGTAAGGCAAACAAAACCTTACTCTGCTATCCCTGATAACGTGAAGGATTTCTTCGAAACAGGTAAAGCAATGAATAATAACCTTTCCCTGTCCGGTTCCGGTGATAAAACCACTTACTTCCTGTCTCTGAACGCATTGAACTCAGATGGAGTAATGCCTGGTAACTATGATAAGTTCAACAAATATGGTATCCGCTTCAACGGTACTGCTGAACTGAGCAACAAGTTCTCTACCAGCGTGAACATCAACTATACCAAGATCAATGGAGACATGGTACAGGGTGGACAAGGCCCCGGTTCTGTTTACGCGAGCGTACTTGGAACACCACGTGATATTCCGCTGAGTTCATTGAAAAACATGGACAATCCATACGCCAGTTATGGTAATACCACAAACGCCGCCGGTAACCCAACTTATGGTTACTACGGTGCTTATACAGATAACCCCTACTGGGTGTTGCAGCAATACAGAAACCTGCAGAATGTTGACCGTATGAACGGTAACTTCGCTATCACTTACAAACCAACCCCATGGTTGGATGTAGTGGAAAGATTGGGTGCTGATATTTATTCTGACCGTCGTAAGTTCAAATATCCTAAGTACAGGTATGAACCTGCTGATCTCACTTCCGGTGAATACACTTTAGCAGACAACATTAAAACCAAAAACGGTAAGTACGAAGAGGATAACTACACCCTCAATGAGATCACACACGACCTCATGATCACTGCCAGGAAAGATTTCAGTAAAGACTTCAAGGCGAGCCTGATGGTGGGCAACAACATCCGTCAGCGTCAGTTCTCTGTATCTGAAGTACAAACCAACCCATCAGGCGGTCTGGTAGTACCTGGATGGTATAACATGGGTAACAGTAACGGCCCTGTTCAGGCAGTGAACGATTACAATATCCGCCGCCTCATTGGTGTGTATGCAGACCTGAACCTCGCTTATAAGAACATGTTGTTCCTGGGAGCTACTGCACGTAACGACTGGTCTTCTACTTTGCCTAAGGGTAACAATTCCTTCTTCTATCCAAGTGTGAACGGTTCATTCGTATTCACAGAGCTGATGAAGGATTCCAAAATAGCACAAGTGCTGGATTATGGTAAGATCCGTGCCAGCTGGGCACAGGTGGGTAACGATGCCGCTCCTTATCAGTTGGAAACTTATTATGAGCGTACCAGCATTAATACCGGTGGTTTTGGTGTAACCCTTTTCCCTTTCAATGGTATACCAGGGTTAATGCAATCTAGCAACATCGGTAATCCTAATCTGAAACCTGAGATCACTACTGCATTTGAAGTGGGTACTGAACTGGGCTTCTTTGATAACAGGTTAACTGTTGACTTCTCTTACTACGAGAACAGATCAAAGAACCAGATCCTCAACATTCCTATTCCTGTACCAACAGGTTTCTCCTTCAAGAGTATTAACGCTGGTTCTATCCAGAACAAAGGTATTGAGTTAGGTTTACGCGGAACGCCAATAAGAACATCTTATGGCCTCACTGTTGAACTCTTTGGTACATATACCCGCAACAGAAGTGAAGTGAAAGAATTGCTGCCAGGTGTTGACCAGGTTGTGATCGGAGGATTTGGTGGTATGAGTATCGTTGCTGCTGTAGGAAAACCTTACGGTACATTCTATGCACTAACGCTGCAAAGAACACCAGGTGGCCAGGTAATAGTTGATGAAGACACCGGTTTGCCTTTGCTCACTACTTTACCACAGTACCTGGGTTCTTACAATCCTGACTACCAGGCTTCCCTTGGAACTAACATCAGTTACAAGAACTGGAGCTTCAGCGCATTGTTCGATACAAAACAAGGTGGTGTATTCTTCTCTAAAGTAAAAGATGACCTGGCATTCTTTGGTGCTTCTGAAGAAAGTGCTGAAGGCCACCGCCTTGATCACCCATTCCCGAACTCTGTTATTGAGTCACCAGCTGGTTCCGGTAAATATGTCACCAACACAATAAATTACAACATGATTGACTACTGGACGGATCTGATCCCTTCCGGTCAACATATTGTAGACGCTTCGTACGTTAAATTGAGAGAAGCCAGCCTTTCTTATCGTTTGCCTAAATCACTGTTAAACAGAGGTCCTTTTGGAGATGTATCCATCGGTATCTTCGGAAACAACCTGTTCCTCTGGACGCCGAAATCTAACAAATACGTAGATCCGGAAGTAAACTCAGGTGGTGCATCTAACGAACAAGGTCTTGACTTTACAGCTCAGCCATCCTTAAGGAATTTTGGTTTTAACCTGAAGGTTTCTTTTTAA
- a CDS encoding SusD/RagB family nutrient-binding outer membrane lipoprotein codes for MTKLKIKIATVALSLAIMGTGCSKFLDVNENPNKPTTADVKLLLPSAAASTSHVLSNQFGINSGLWAQYWTQSPFSSQYKTNDRYLNPGTSSDRPWLIIWRNALQNYEGVIKNYGQFSQHGAIAYLLKAYTFQMATDAWGNIPLKEALKGGDSLSVGYDTQEAVYDSIFSWISKGQALIDPANQLKPGAEDLFFSGDMDQWRRFANTLKLRAYLRIVKAAPAKAEAGIRALQTANATFLEKDAKIIYSSSGGNENPMFAEILGLGRTQNLVASSTAIDAMTANKDPRLKVLYTTVTNEYNGVEVDTIVGIAQGSYGTIPGFAVSFPSAATGGLGDDNNSALAPVIFISATESYFLQAEAAVRGWLAGTPATLFHSGITASFTANGITAAAPAYIAAAPDAQWPASNANDAQIKAIITQKYYAMNGKQTFEAWTEWRRTGFPSFFVVSKVGALGAGKFPLRLPYPNTELTTNAKFPGAEKLDVPVWWDK; via the coding sequence ATGACAAAATTGAAAATCAAAATAGCAACAGTAGCGCTTTCATTGGCGATAATGGGCACCGGGTGTAGCAAATTCCTGGATGTGAACGAGAATCCCAACAAGCCTACTACAGCAGATGTTAAATTGCTGCTTCCTTCGGCTGCTGCCTCCACCAGCCATGTGTTAAGTAATCAATTCGGTATCAACTCTGGTTTGTGGGCACAATATTGGACGCAAAGTCCGTTTTCTTCCCAATACAAAACCAATGACCGTTATCTGAATCCAGGTACTTCGTCAGACAGGCCATGGCTGATTATTTGGAGGAATGCCTTACAGAACTACGAGGGTGTGATCAAAAATTACGGTCAGTTCTCTCAACACGGTGCTATCGCTTATCTGCTGAAAGCCTACACTTTCCAGATGGCCACAGATGCCTGGGGTAATATTCCTTTAAAGGAAGCACTGAAAGGCGGAGACAGCCTGAGCGTTGGATATGATACACAGGAAGCAGTATACGATAGTATATTCTCCTGGATCAGCAAAGGTCAGGCACTGATCGATCCCGCTAACCAACTCAAACCTGGTGCGGAAGATCTGTTCTTTAGCGGAGATATGGACCAGTGGAGGAGATTTGCAAACACCCTCAAACTGAGAGCATACCTGCGGATCGTTAAAGCAGCTCCTGCTAAAGCAGAAGCTGGTATCAGAGCATTACAGACTGCTAATGCTACTTTCCTGGAAAAAGATGCAAAGATCATTTACTCTTCTTCAGGAGGTAATGAAAATCCAATGTTCGCAGAGATCCTTGGTTTAGGCAGAACGCAGAACCTGGTAGCCAGCTCTACTGCAATTGATGCTATGACAGCTAATAAGGATCCCCGTCTGAAAGTATTGTATACCACTGTTACAAATGAATACAATGGTGTTGAAGTTGATACCATCGTAGGTATTGCGCAAGGTTCATATGGTACAATCCCCGGCTTTGCTGTTTCTTTCCCAAGTGCTGCAACTGGTGGTTTAGGTGATGATAACAACTCTGCGCTGGCTCCTGTAATATTCATTTCTGCTACAGAAAGTTATTTCCTGCAGGCAGAAGCAGCAGTACGCGGATGGTTAGCAGGTACACCTGCAACACTCTTCCATAGTGGTATCACAGCCAGCTTTACTGCTAATGGCATCACAGCAGCAGCACCTGCATACATTGCAGCTGCACCTGATGCACAATGGCCTGCCAGTAATGCTAATGATGCGCAGATAAAAGCCATCATCACGCAGAAATATTATGCCATGAATGGTAAGCAAACTTTCGAAGCATGGACAGAATGGCGCCGTACTGGTTTCCCATCCTTCTTTGTTGTCTCTAAAGTAGGGGCACTGGGAGCTGGTAAATTCCCTTTACGTTTGCCTTATCCTAACACAGAGCTCACCACAAATGCTAAATTCCCCGGCGCCGAAAAATTGGATGTTCCGGTTTGGTGGGATAAATAA
- a CDS encoding SusC/RagA family TonB-linked outer membrane protein produces the protein MKQALLLWLAIAISIPGVSQQYKGKTDTLKKILEEVVITGYNTATRKEYIGAVSTIQGGKLNKIPMASFDQMLQGRAPGLYVASGSGQPGAAAKVVIRGQATISGSVSPLYVVDGIAVESGVFMTMNPGDFESVSVLKDANATALYGSRGANGVILITTKRGKAGELTFTFNTQHGVSQPTRSRFNVMNTEERLQFEEEVGLETGKITGAGWIFSDKNPANAALPQAQKQRYARILDSLGSIHTNWRDVFLRNNAPFHEYELSASGGTEGIRFYSAANYYKQEGIALRSGIERYSFRTNLDVTSKRFTAAINTAVGYTNNKLIESEGSPGTTNTMAAVYYALPYEQPYVNGQLVHTGNKARFGGTYDTREGSDALERLQSSTYNVNQLKGTLTTALKYNFTDYLYASSNLGFDYRENVEVRTIKPGTYSGGQSSIPGRQGMHAEGMARYFQFTAVSGLTYSRTLKDIHQLTLAGFYEFNRMKYSSMQLTGYGITPGLAGTISGITPGSALNGFIPKAEGGRTGSALASWIALARYLYKDKYTLNVTFRRDGSSTVPESNRWHNFYAVGAGYDLKKEAFLAAAKWINTLRFRSSYGTSASPFSSNFAYAAGYGGSRYDGSPAIIPSAVGNDDYDWEYMKVFNVGVDLAILDNRLRLIADWYNKRTEGIFLDQQISQTSGFSSRKINAGAIRNRGIEIDLSGDIIRNANLTWSAGFNVAYNKNKVVSLGGVNEFTQGASIIRVGLPVNTHYIVKWGGVDPQTGKAQYYNRDGSLTTNYNVVSQSVATFGTIDPLYTGGITSRLNWKNFSAEVFFSFAQDLYRYNSEEYYLLNSNQFASSNQSRKWLDRWRKPGDITDQPSFAEPRNFTSRDIQDASYVRLRNAQLAYRIPAEIVKRTQLLRSAMIYVQGQNLLTFTSWTGFDPEDNNSTAFFEYPAARTITAGLSIQF, from the coding sequence ATGAAACAAGCGCTACTCTTATGGCTCGCCATAGCTATAAGCATTCCCGGCGTTTCACAACAGTATAAGGGGAAAACCGACACGTTAAAGAAGATCCTGGAAGAAGTAGTGATCACGGGATACAATACTGCAACACGTAAAGAATACATAGGAGCTGTATCTACTATCCAGGGAGGCAAGCTCAACAAGATCCCTATGGCGTCTTTCGACCAGATGCTGCAGGGCCGTGCACCCGGATTGTATGTTGCATCCGGTAGCGGCCAGCCGGGTGCTGCCGCAAAAGTGGTTATCAGAGGCCAGGCAACTATCTCCGGTTCTGTTTCACCATTATATGTGGTGGATGGGATTGCAGTAGAGAGCGGTGTTTTCATGACCATGAATCCCGGGGATTTTGAATCCGTCAGCGTGCTTAAAGATGCAAATGCTACAGCACTATATGGCTCCCGCGGTGCAAATGGTGTGATACTCATCACCACTAAAAGAGGTAAAGCCGGCGAACTCACTTTTACATTTAATACACAGCATGGCGTTTCCCAACCTACACGCTCCCGCTTCAATGTAATGAACACGGAAGAACGCCTGCAATTTGAAGAGGAAGTAGGTTTGGAAACAGGTAAGATCACTGGTGCCGGCTGGATCTTTTCTGATAAGAACCCAGCCAACGCCGCATTACCACAGGCACAAAAACAACGTTACGCAAGGATACTGGATAGCCTTGGAAGTATCCATACCAACTGGAGAGATGTTTTTTTACGTAACAATGCACCCTTTCATGAATATGAATTAAGTGCATCCGGAGGAACAGAAGGCATCCGCTTTTACTCCGCTGCAAACTATTATAAACAGGAAGGTATTGCCCTTCGTTCCGGTATAGAACGTTACAGCTTCCGTACAAACCTGGATGTTACTTCCAAACGTTTTACGGCAGCCATTAATACCGCTGTGGGTTATACGAATAACAAACTCATAGAAAGCGAGGGCTCTCCCGGCACCACCAATACCATGGCTGCGGTTTATTATGCCCTGCCCTATGAACAGCCTTACGTGAATGGGCAACTGGTACATACCGGTAACAAAGCACGTTTCGGCGGAACATACGATACACGGGAGGGTTCAGATGCACTGGAAAGATTACAGAGCTCCACCTATAACGTCAATCAATTAAAAGGTACACTCACCACCGCACTGAAATATAATTTTACAGACTACCTCTATGCCAGCAGCAACCTGGGTTTTGATTACAGGGAAAATGTTGAGGTACGTACCATCAAACCCGGAACATACAGTGGCGGCCAGTCTTCCATTCCGGGAAGGCAGGGAATGCATGCGGAAGGAATGGCTCGTTATTTCCAGTTCACCGCAGTGAGTGGATTAACTTATTCCAGGACCCTGAAAGATATACACCAGCTTACCCTAGCAGGATTCTATGAGTTTAACAGGATGAAATATTCCAGTATGCAGCTTACCGGTTATGGCATCACACCCGGCCTGGCAGGAACTATTTCCGGCATAACACCCGGTTCCGCACTGAATGGATTTATCCCTAAAGCGGAAGGAGGCAGAACAGGTTCTGCATTGGCTTCCTGGATTGCGTTGGCCAGGTATCTTTATAAGGACAAATACACCCTGAATGTAACCTTCCGCAGAGATGGTTCTTCCACCGTGCCGGAGAGTAACCGCTGGCATAATTTCTATGCAGTGGGAGCAGGATATGACCTGAAAAAAGAAGCCTTCCTGGCGGCTGCCAAATGGATCAACACCCTTCGTTTCCGCAGCAGTTATGGTACCTCTGCTTCTCCTTTCTCTTCTAACTTTGCTTATGCTGCAGGATATGGCGGCAGCCGTTACGATGGCTCTCCGGCAATTATACCCAGCGCTGTAGGGAATGATGATTACGATTGGGAGTATATGAAGGTATTTAATGTAGGAGTAGACCTGGCTATCCTGGATAACAGGTTGCGCCTGATCGCAGACTGGTATAACAAACGCACGGAAGGGATCTTTTTAGATCAGCAGATCTCTCAAACCAGTGGGTTCAGTAGCCGCAAGATCAATGCTGGTGCAATCCGCAACAGGGGAATTGAAATAGATCTAAGTGGAGATATTATCAGGAATGCAAACCTCACCTGGTCTGCAGGATTTAATGTGGCCTATAATAAGAATAAAGTGGTCAGTCTTGGTGGCGTGAATGAATTTACACAGGGGGCCAGCATAATACGTGTAGGCTTACCAGTTAATACGCATTACATTGTAAAATGGGGAGGTGTAGATCCGCAGACAGGGAAGGCACAATATTATAACAGGGATGGATCACTTACCACTAATTACAATGTGGTATCACAAAGTGTGGCAACATTTGGAACAATAGATCCGCTGTATACAGGTGGTATCACCAGCAGGCTGAACTGGAAGAATTTTTCCGCAGAAGTATTTTTCTCTTTTGCACAGGACCTGTACAGGTATAATTCAGAAGAATATTACCTGCTTAACAGCAATCAGTTTGCATCCAGCAATCAATCCCGGAAATGGTTGGACCGCTGGCGCAAACCAGGAGATATTACAGATCAGCCTTCGTTTGCTGAACCACGTAATTTCACTTCCCGTGATATCCAGGATGCATCTTACGTAAGGTTAAGGAATGCGCAGCTGGCTTACCGCATCCCTGCTGAGATCGTGAAACGCACACAGCTGCTGCGCAGCGCCATGATCTATGTACAGGGCCAGAACTTATTAACGTTCACCAGCTGGACGGGTTTTGATCCGGAGGATAATAACAGCACCGCCTTTTTTGAATATCCTGCTGCGCGCACCATCACAGCAGGCCTGAGTATACAATTCTAA